AGAGTTGCAGATACAGCTGCAGTTGCTGTATGCTGAAAGATGTAGGAAAGATGCTAGTTGTGACTTAAAATGGTTTGTCTTACAGTTTACAAATATCAGCTATAATCCATTTGTAGAATTGTGTGCTTTTACATGTTTGAAATGCTATTGTAATCCCAATTGTTTgctgataaataaaataaaaattacctaCAATTGAAGACATAAGTAATGCAATACAATGATAGTGACACTATCAGGTGGGATTGCTATAAACCACTTAGAAAACATGAGTGATACTTATGATAATGTTGAAAAAGGTTGTATATGTTTTCTTAATGCTGGATATTTAAAAGCTGACACTTAATTATCTTGTCATTTTCGAATGTTTTTATGCTCGGTGTCATTCATTGAGGCTTTAACTAAACTTATCCTGTGAATTTTATTTCAGCACAAAGCTTTCTACATTGAGGAACTTGAAGAGCAGATGAAGAAACTGCACGAAGATCGTGCATCAGCCATTTCCGAAAGAAGAACCACTAACAATGATGATGAAATTGTGGAGGTAGAAGCAGCTGTAAAAGCTGCAATGTCAGTATTGAACAAGAAAGGTAATATAGAAGCTGCCAAATCTGCTGCTCAGGAAGCATATACTgctttaagaaaacaaaaagatcTGCCAGTTAAATTAGATGAGTTTGGTAGAGATTTGAATCTTGAGAAACGGATGCAATTGAAAATAAGGGCTGAGGCTAGTCAACGGAAGAGGTCACGAGTATTTGATTCTAATAAGCCGACAGCCATGGAATTGGATGATCATAAAATAGAGGGTGAATCAAGTACTGATGAGAGTGATAGTGAGAGCCAAGCATATGAGTCACAACGTGATATGGTGCTGCAGGCTGCTGATGAGATTTTTGGTGATGCTTCTGAGGAATATGGTCAATTATCTTTGGTCAAAGAAAGAATGGAAGAATGGAAAAGAGAGTATTCATCAAGCTATAGAGATGCTTATATGTCATTGAGTCTTCCACTGGTCTTCTCTCCGTATGTGAGATTAGAACTTCTGAGGTGGGACCCACTTCACAAGGGCATAGATTTTTCAGAGATGAAATGGTATTGAACTATTCTCCTCATGTTACTATTCTTTCTTGAAACCTATCAGAGGCATTATTTGGGGTCAAAGGCTTCTTTTTATAAGCCACTTAATTGCATTCCTTAACTTCTtgttcatatatataatatttatcagATTATGATTCATGATTCGATCCAATTCGGCTATCTACTAATTTGTATCtacgttttaatttaatcactgATATGATTCAACTATTCGTGTTTCTTTTTTGTCAATTCTTATGAAAACAATAAATGAAGCACAGTGAGCTTAAATTCTAAAATGAAAGGGAATTTGAAAGAACATTTGTGAACTTCCTATTTGATTATTCCAACTTATTTTTCACTCATTCAATGCATTTAGCTATTTAATTGTCTTGTTTccattcttttgaaaaaaagacCTCACAAGCCTAGATCTAAAATGAAATgcattttgtgttgttttatcTATTGTAGTTTATATTGTTTACATTAAGCATTGTGTCACCTATATGATATATTTGAAGTAATTTTTCGTCTTTACCTAAATCTCAGAATTGGATACAACAATTCATGATTTGGATCTCAATTCGATAACCTTAATATGTATGCATATTACTGGAGTATCTTTACCTTTAATGTTTcatcaatttataatatgtattgagtttctttctttcttttaatattcaggtataaattattgttgaatTATGGTTTGcctgaagatagaaaaaaatttgttcATGATGATGGAGATGCTGACCTTGAACTTGTCCCAAACTTGGTGGAAAAGGTTGCGCTTCCTCTTCTGCACTATGAAATTTCCCATTGCTGGGACATGCTTAGTCAACAGGAAACAAAGAATGCGATTGCTGCAACAAAATTGATTGTGGATCATGTCTCTCATGAAAGTGAAGCTCTTACTGGTTTACTAGTTTCCATACGAACACGCCTGGCTGATGCTGTTGCTAATCTTACGGTATGCTCCCAAAATCAGCATTTACACTTTCTAAATTACTTGTTAGAAGTacatattcatgcattttattttatctttagaaaGTTAGAAAACTCTGTTTGTGCGTTTTATGTTTGATCTGCATTGCTAGCTATATTTGGATTTATTGTaggtattttgaattattaagcATTTTTGGATAGATTTATCATCTTGTCTACTTTGTAGGTCCCCACATGGAGCCCTCTGGTATTAGTTGCTGTTCCAGATGCTGCACGAGTTGCAGCATATAGGTTTGGTGTGTCTGTTCGATTGTTGAGAAACATTTGCTTATGGAATGATGTATTTTCAATGTCAGTGTTAGAAAAGCTTGCTCTAGATGAGCTTTTGTTTGGTAAAGTTCTTCCTCACTTAAGAATCATATCAGAAAATGTTCAAGATGCGATAACGAGAACAGAACGGGTTATTGCTTCCCTCTCTGGGGTCTGGACTGGCCAAAGTGTCATCGGAGACAGAAAGTATGTTGCTGATACTTTGTTAAATTGTTGATtacatttatttcttttggGAAGGCATTTTGCACATTTTTAGACTCTTTTCACATTACGTCTGTTTGGGTACTGTCTTTATGGGCAAATTGGGTATTGTTCAGGCAATTTGGGGTACTTATTTAAATAGAGGGTTTAGGTTTAATATGTGACTTCAACTCTGGTTAGAtgtcatttattatttattttatcattatatgtAAAATGAGAGGCTTTGTTATGACTTTCGGTCAGCAGTCTAATACTTTCCCTGTCTTCTTCACTTTGCAGACACAAATTACAGCCTCTGCTGACTTATGTGCTGTCACTTGGAAGGATTCTGGAGAGAAGAAATGTACCAGAGAGTGACACAAGTTATCTTGCTCGCCGATTAAAGAAAATACTTGTTGACCTCAATGAATATGATCATGCTAGGTCCATGGCTAGAACCTTCCATCTCAAGGAGGCATTATGAGCTAACTGGGAAATGGGAATTCATTTTTCATCATACTTGTTCTCAATTTGTCGTTGAATCAGGCCCTAAGGTTAACCCTTCTCAGGTGCAATTATGGAACGAACGCGACATATTCACGTGACTATGATGCTTGAAATTTAAACGATTTTGATGACTGTTCATGTGAATGAACACACACAGGCATGCCCTTTTGGGATGCTGTTAAAaaggaaattttttaaatagccATTTTTGTCTTTAGTTTGTCTTTAAGGAGGTGAGTTAAATACGGTTAGAGAGTTCATTTATGTGTTCTATAGAAATTTTAGGTTGGGTATGGGAGATGAAATGTGTACTAAAGGGTAGGTGCATGAAGTGAATTTGAGGTTTTCATTTGAGTAGAGAAGTGCATCCCTCTAGAATCAAGTTGTATCACCTCCATCAATCTCTGGGTTCGAGTTTTTATGAGCATATCCAATGAATTTGGTAATTTGAagttatttattgaatattaggAGTTTGTTTTTCAAATTCACCTATTTTTTACGGTGGATATCTTCATAAATATTGGATTAGGTGGCAATGTTCACAGCTTCAATGATGATATTCCTGTCTGCTGAAAAGTTAATggtatttattttggttttgaagCTGGAACACTGCATTCGAACTTCACAAACTGgctataaatgtataaaaaatgtcTCTCTGATAAAATATTGCTTCTAATGTGAGATGAGAGTTTTAAATTTAGGTAGTTAAactaaaatactaattttgttGTATTACGCATCTGTCTGAGATTCGAAATTGATAACAAAACTTTAATACGTTATTCATGACCCGCTATAATTTACTTAAAACTATTGGTGATGTCACTgaaatataaacattaaaaatatgaaatatgaaaaaaaaagtgcacCAGCCGGGAATCGAACCCGGGTCTGTACCGTGGCAGGGTACTATTCTACCACTAGACCACTGGTGCTTTGATGAAAGTTGAAAATAAacttgattttaatatattaaattaaccaTTACTGGTTATAAGTTACAATGATATGATGATCTTAGTAAAGTTTCACTTTGATAGAATTCTATCGTGGATGAGGAATCATGTGGCAGggattaaatacatttttattggAAGTGcttgatattcataaaagaGCATATTTGTTCCTTCaatattacttaaatttataCTTACAAAAGAGAAAAGTTGTGAAATTGTAATGATTATGTTTTCAATCCTCTATGCGTGGATCACATCAATAATGACAATACGATATATGATTTTGAGTTTTGAACAACAGCAACATTGTAAGTATGGTCAAAATTTCAGAATTTCTCTGCTGactaaattcaaattattaagCTTCTTCTTCCGTGAACAAATTccgtttgtaattatttttaaccagAAAAAATAGAGTCATTATTTCTTATGTGATGTTTGGTGAAATTATGCATATGAACAATTTTCTATTGTTAGTCTTTATTTGAGTTTGACAACATAAGATGTGGTTCTTCTAATCATAGTTTTAAGTGTTTATGGTAATGGAGAGGACCATAAACATTAcgatttttgttttggaaaatagaaaattatgcTGTGTTTACCAAACCTCAGTGGTGATCCTCAATCTCTCTAACAATGGCATATTTACTATCGATGAATCAAAGAGTAGTTTATTTTTTCCTAAGGACAATTTTCCAAATTGGCTCCAAGATAATATACTTTGAATGAAGTGGTAATTGGTAAGTGTTCTTTTTATTCAAAGATAGAGCGTGTTTGAAGTTTggttttcaataaattattagaAAGATAAAACTTGTAAATCAAACTTAAACTTTGATGCTAGAACAAATAGGAAAagaaatagtaatttttttatcagttaGTTCTTAGTATAAAATTCAACACAATTCTTTTAATATCGTTTTGTAACAATAGACAcatatttatttagattataaactttttctctgtatatataatattatatgttttaCATATAAGTCATTTATGAGCTTTACCATATGGTAGTAAAAAGAATgagtacaaaataaataaaaaaaacaaaattaaatatgtttaaataaaaacataattcatacattattttttgttcacataattattttaaaaattaatcaatttattattttttgaaaagtattattttaagtgaagttttatattaaagtattttcaatgtattatatttattgtggCTTGAGCCCTTCTACACTAATAAAAGTCTCACAAAGTATATTGTTTTTCTTACAAACAAATTGTGAACActctaaattttatatgtaataactagggatgacaacgggtcgggtcggacACGGATAGTGCCTATCCGCAACCCGACCCGTAAAACAAAATCCGTCTGTTACTCGTCCGTTTACCTGTCGGGTAtccgtttaaaaaatatctgcgaatatttttaaaacccgcgggtatccgtggatacccgatacctgcaaatatttaaaaaatatatattttataaattttttaatataaaattataaaaataaaatataaattaaattaaattttaattataattaaatttgacataataaaatatactgttaattttattttaattaaatttaacttaataaaatataaattaaattttaattttaatttttacggATAACGAGTACCCGggggtacggatagtatgatacctgTACCtgacccgtttataagcgggtattaaaatacccgctatCCACTACCCactacccgcaaatatttattATCCACGGGTAGTAACTATCCGTCGCAGATTTTATCTGCGGATATCTGCGGACAcgatatttttttcattcctaATAATAACATTATGTATAAATgagataatttaaaattataaacaaacaaaaaaatcaaatacaactaatatcaataaattatacaagaaacaccattaaaattaaatgcaaatatattaacaaaattaatttaatatggaAACATAATTGATAGCGTTTGTCTTTAAAGATTGAAGCATAATATATAGTGTTTATAATGTTAAATTGTAACTTGACATACAACTTTTAGTACTTGTGacaaacatttaatttttttgtgtaatttgacatacaactttaataaaaataaaaataaatattaattttgttttttataatgtaaaagTCTTTCATGCTTTTGAATTCACCAAGTTAAGGTAAATATCCTTAAATTGTAGGTTTGAAATAAAGATG
This region of Vigna unguiculata cultivar IT97K-499-35 chromosome 5, ASM411807v1, whole genome shotgun sequence genomic DNA includes:
- the LOC114184995 gene encoding transcriptional repressor ILP1; protein product: MSTAKSRNFRRRGGGDTEANDEDGDTSTLSSRPPSSAKPKKPQAPKLLSFADDEDNENPRPRSVKPQRSTKPSSAHKITTHKDRIASSSPSVPSNVQPQAGTYTKETLRELQKNTRTLVTSSSSSRPEPKPPAEPVIVIKGLVKPVASEPQGRESDSEGDDKVVEGKLGGLGLHNGKDSFFPDEEMIKAIRAKRERLRQARPAAPDYISLDGGSNHGAAEGLSDEEPEFRGRIAILGEKVDGGKKGVFEEVEERRVGVRFKEEEEDDEEEEKLWEEEQFRKGLGKRMDEGSARVDVPVVQGAQQHKYVVPSAATVYGAVPNAAALVSPGIGGAIESMPALDVLSISQQAESAKKALVENVKKLKESHGRTMSSLGKTDENLSASLLNITALENSLVVADEKYRFMQKLRSYVTNICDFLQHKAFYIEELEEQMKKLHEDRASAISERRTTNNDDEIVEVEAAVKAAMSVLNKKGNIEAAKSAAQEAYTALRKQKDLPVKLDEFGRDLNLEKRMQLKIRAEASQRKRSRVFDSNKPTAMELDDHKIEGESSTDESDSESQAYESQRDMVLQAADEIFGDASEEYGQLSLVKERMEEWKREYSSSYRDAYMSLSLPLVFSPYVRLELLRWDPLHKGIDFSEMKWYKLLLNYGLPEDRKKFVHDDGDADLELVPNLVEKVALPLLHYEISHCWDMLSQQETKNAIAATKLIVDHVSHESEALTGLLVSIRTRLADAVANLTVPTWSPLVLVAVPDAARVAAYRFGVSVRLLRNICLWNDVFSMSVLEKLALDELLFGKVLPHLRIISENVQDAITRTERVIASLSGVWTGQSVIGDRKHKLQPLLTYVLSLGRILERRNVPESDTSYLARRLKKILVDLNEYDHARSMARTFHLKEAL